A window of Solanum stenotomum isolate F172 chromosome 3, ASM1918654v1, whole genome shotgun sequence contains these coding sequences:
- the LOC125858165 gene encoding rhamnogalacturonan I rhamnosyltransferase 1-like: MCRIEGEKSEFDGRERKRRRWGLNVMGFKAAALGDSRVEKLKSSMVSRSRMKLWMIRAATSILLWTCVVQLMTLGETWGPRVLKGWPSCFSQESTAAFALQSSPEVPARVLPPKRVYKNNGYLMVSCNGGLNQMRSAICDMVAIARYLNVTLIVPELDKTSFWADPSEFQDIFDVDHFITSLRDEVRILRELPPRLKRRVELGMLYTMPPISWSDISYYHNQILPLIQKYKVVHLNRTDARLANNGQPMEMQKLRCRVNFDALKFTPQIEELGRKVIRLLRQKGPFMVLHLRYEMDMLAFSGCSQGCNEDEIDELTRMRYAYPWWKEKIINSDLKRRDGLCPLTPEETALTLRALDIDSSIQVYIAAGEIYGGRRRMASLAAAYPNLVRKETLLEPSDLMFFQNHSSQMAALDYLVSLESDIFVPTYDGNMAKVVEGHRRYLGYKKTILLDRKLLVDLIDQHTAGSLTWDEFSTAVKHAHAERMGNPTKRLVIPDRPKEEDYFYSNPWECLESSNEDETRSSII, encoded by the exons ATGTGCAGAATAGAGGGAGAAAAGAGTGAATTTGACGGCAGAGAGAGGAAGAGAAGGAGGTGGGGATTGAACGTAATGGGATTCAAAGCAGCTGCTTTAGGTGATAGTCGTGTGGAGAAACTGAAAAGTTCTATGGTGTCGCGGTCTAGAATGAAGTTATGGATGATAAGGGCAGCAACTTCGATTTTGTTGTGGACTTGTGTGGTTCAATTGATGACTTTAGGGGAGACTTGGGGTCCTAGAGTTTTAAAGGGATGGCCTTCTTGTTTCTCACAGGAATCGACTGCTGCATTTGCTCTCCAATCGTCGCCGGAGGTCCCTGCCAGAGTTCTTCCACCTAAGA GGgtttacaagaataatggttacCTTATGGTTTCATGCAATGGAGGGCTGAATCAAATGAGGTCTGCG ATATGTGATATGGTTGCTATTGCAAGATATTTGAATGTGACTCTCATAGTTCCTGAGCTGGACAAAACCTCGTTTTGGGCTGATCCAAG TGAATTTCAAGATATTTTCGATGTTGATCATTTTATAACATCCTTAAGAGATGAAGTCCGAATATTGAGAGAGCTACCGCCAAGACTTAAGAGGAGAGTGGAGCTAGGAATGCTTTACACGATGCCTCCTATCAGTTGGTCTGATATTTCTTACTACCATAACCAG ATTCTCCCCTTAATTCAGAAGTACAAAGTTGTTCACTTAAATAGAACTGATGCTCGGCTTGCTAATAATGGTCAACCGATGGAAATGCAAAAACTGCGTTGTCGAGTAAATTTTGATGCCTTGAAATTCACCCCTCAAATAGAAGAGCTGGGTAGAAAGGTCATTCGACTTCTCAGGCAAAAGGGTCCTTTCATGGTTCTCCACCTGAGATACGAAATGGATATGTTAGCTTTCTCTGGCTGTAGTCAGGGATGTAACGAGGATGAGATTGACGAGTTGACAAGAATGAG ATATGCTTATCCATGGTGGAAGGAGAAAATCATAAATTCAGATTTGAAAAGGAGAGACGGTCTCTGTCCTTTGACACCTGAAGAAACTGCCCTTACTTTAAGGGCATTGGACATTGATTCCAGCATACAAGTTTACATTGCCGCTGGCGAGATATATGGTGGACGAAGGCGAATGGCTAGTCTTGCGGCAGCTTATCCCAATCTG GTTAGGAAGGAGACACTACTAGAACCTTCCGATCTTATGTTCTTTCAGAATCACTCTTCTCAAATGGCTGCATTGGACTATCTTGTTTCATTGGAGAGTGACATCTTTGTTCCTACGTATGATGGGAACATGGCCAAAGTTGTTGAAGGACATCGCAG ATATCTTGGCTACAAGAAAACCATCTTGTTGGACAGAAAGCTTCTAGTGGATTTGATAGACCAGCATACTGCTGGATCATTGACATGGGATGAGTTCTCTACTGCAGTTAAGCATGCTCATGCTGAACGTATGGGCAACCCAACCAAGAGGTTGGTTATTCCAGACCGACCCAAAGAAGAGGATTATTTCTACTCAAACCCATGGGAGTGTTTAGAATCATCTAATGAGGATGAAACACGAAGTAGCATCATTTAA
- the LOC125859965 gene encoding transcription factor BIM1 isoform X1, which translates to MELPQPRPFGTEGRKTTHDFLSLYSPVQQDPRPPQAGGYLKTHDFLQPLEQAEKTLMKEETKVEVATMEKPPPPVSATPSGEHILPGGIGTFSISYLHQRIPKPEASLFSVAQASSTDRNDENSNCSSYTGSGFTLWDESAVKKGKTGKENSGGDQHVLREAGVNTGGVQPTTSLEWQSQSSSNHKHNTTALSSLSSAHQSSPLKSQSFLHMITSAKNAQDDDDDDDEDFVIKKEPQSHPRGSLSVKVDGKGNDQKPNTPRSKHSATEQRRRSKINDRFQMLRGIIPNSDQKRDKASFLLEVIEYIHFLQEKVHKYEESYQGWDNEPPKLQLSKCHRTSHGVSNLPQRIINGSAAALTYAGKFDESIMGISSANPINVQKLEPNISSPSLKDNRQQPGLTNKPTTLPMHPNTFSFSGTSSTAALYSSKLTADTDKLESQSQFSLSRSHMTDYAIPNANPERQELPIESGTISISSAYSQGLLNTLTQALHSSGVDLTHANISVQIDLGKRANGRVNSSASTIKADDVTPSNQPIPKSRVTTTREEPDHAFKRRKTSKC; encoded by the exons ATGGAGCTGCCTCAGCCCAGACCTTTTGGAACAGAAG GGAGGAAGACGACGCATGACTTCCTTTCTCTGTATTCACCTGTTCAACAAGATCCAAGACCTCCCCAAG CAGGTGGATACCTAAAGACTCATGACTTCTTGCAACCACTGGAGCAAGCAGAGAAGACATTAATGAAGGAAGAAACCAAAGTTGAAGTAGCAACTATGGAGAAGCCTCCGCCACCAGTATCTGCTACTCCTTCAGGGGAGCATATTCTTCCTGGTGGCATAGGCACCTTCAGTATTTCTTATTTGCACCAAAGGATACCAAAGCCAGAGGCAAGCTTGTTCTCTGTAGCACAAGCAAGTAGTACCGACAGAAATGATGAAAATTCAAACTGCAGTTCTTACACAGGGAGTGGTTTCACACTGTGGGATGAATCTGCAGTCAAGAAGGGAAAGACAGGGAAGGAGAATTCTGGGGGTGATCAACACGTCCTAAGAG AAGCAGGTGTGAACACTGGAGGAGTTCAACCAACGACATCATTAGAATGGCAGTCACAATCATCTTCAAATCATAAGCACAACACTACTGCCTTAAGTTCGCTCTCATCTGCTCA CCAATCATCTCCCCTTAAGAGCCAAAGTTTCTTGCATATGATAACATCAGCAAAGAATGCACAagatgacgatgatgatgatgatgaagatttTGTGATTAAGAAAGAACCACAGTCGCACCCCAGAG GTAGTTTATCTGTAAAGGTTGATGGAAAAGGCAACGATCAAAAGCCAAACACCCCGCGTTCAAAGCATTCAGCAACAGAGCAACGGAGAAGAAGCAAGATCAATGACAG aTTTCAGATGTTGAGGGGAATCATCCCTAACAGTGATCAGAAAAGAGATAAAGCGTCTTTCTTACTGGAG gttattgaatatattcattTTCTACAAGAGAAAGTGCACAAGTATGAGGAATCATACCAAGGCTGGGACAATGAACCTCCGAAGTTGCAATTG AGCAAGTGCCATAGGACGAGTCATGGTGTTAGCAATCTTCCTCAACGCATTATCAATGGATCCGCTGCTGCACTGACGTATGCCGGAAAGTTTGATGAGAGCATAATGGGGATTTCTTCTGCTAATCCTATCAACGTGCAAAAACTGGAACCAAACATAAGCAGCCCAAGTTTAAAAGATAACCGTCAGCAGCCTGGTTTAACAAATAAGCCGACAACACTTCCTATGCACCCAAACACATTTTCGTTTTCTGGGACTAGTAGCACAGCAGCGCTATATTCATCAAAGCTGACAGCTGATACTGATAAGTTGGAGTCTCAGTCTCAATTTTCACTTAGCAGATCACATATGACTGATTATGCTATTCCAAATGCTAATCCAGAAAGGCAGGAGCTGCCTATAGAAAGTGGTACCATCAGCATCTCTAGTGCCTATTCTCAAGG GCTATTGAACACCTTGACACAAGCGCTGCATAGTTCTGGAGTAGATTTGACCCATGCCAATATCTCTGTGCAAATTGATCTTGGAAAGAGAGCAAATGGGAGAGTAAATTCATCAGCTTCAACTATTAAG GCTGATGATGTTACACCAAGCaatcaaccaattccaaaatctaGAGTTACAACCACAAGGGAGGAGCCTGATCATGCCTTCAAAAGGCGGAAAACAAGCAAATGCTAA
- the LOC125859965 gene encoding transcription factor BIM1 isoform X2 produces MELPQPRPFGTEGRKTTHDFLSLYSPVQQDPRPPQGGYLKTHDFLQPLEQAEKTLMKEETKVEVATMEKPPPPVSATPSGEHILPGGIGTFSISYLHQRIPKPEASLFSVAQASSTDRNDENSNCSSYTGSGFTLWDESAVKKGKTGKENSGGDQHVLREAGVNTGGVQPTTSLEWQSQSSSNHKHNTTALSSLSSAHQSSPLKSQSFLHMITSAKNAQDDDDDDDEDFVIKKEPQSHPRGSLSVKVDGKGNDQKPNTPRSKHSATEQRRRSKINDRFQMLRGIIPNSDQKRDKASFLLEVIEYIHFLQEKVHKYEESYQGWDNEPPKLQLSKCHRTSHGVSNLPQRIINGSAAALTYAGKFDESIMGISSANPINVQKLEPNISSPSLKDNRQQPGLTNKPTTLPMHPNTFSFSGTSSTAALYSSKLTADTDKLESQSQFSLSRSHMTDYAIPNANPERQELPIESGTISISSAYSQGLLNTLTQALHSSGVDLTHANISVQIDLGKRANGRVNSSASTIKADDVTPSNQPIPKSRVTTTREEPDHAFKRRKTSKC; encoded by the exons ATGGAGCTGCCTCAGCCCAGACCTTTTGGAACAGAAG GGAGGAAGACGACGCATGACTTCCTTTCTCTGTATTCACCTGTTCAACAAGATCCAAGACCTCCCCAAG GTGGATACCTAAAGACTCATGACTTCTTGCAACCACTGGAGCAAGCAGAGAAGACATTAATGAAGGAAGAAACCAAAGTTGAAGTAGCAACTATGGAGAAGCCTCCGCCACCAGTATCTGCTACTCCTTCAGGGGAGCATATTCTTCCTGGTGGCATAGGCACCTTCAGTATTTCTTATTTGCACCAAAGGATACCAAAGCCAGAGGCAAGCTTGTTCTCTGTAGCACAAGCAAGTAGTACCGACAGAAATGATGAAAATTCAAACTGCAGTTCTTACACAGGGAGTGGTTTCACACTGTGGGATGAATCTGCAGTCAAGAAGGGAAAGACAGGGAAGGAGAATTCTGGGGGTGATCAACACGTCCTAAGAG AAGCAGGTGTGAACACTGGAGGAGTTCAACCAACGACATCATTAGAATGGCAGTCACAATCATCTTCAAATCATAAGCACAACACTACTGCCTTAAGTTCGCTCTCATCTGCTCA CCAATCATCTCCCCTTAAGAGCCAAAGTTTCTTGCATATGATAACATCAGCAAAGAATGCACAagatgacgatgatgatgatgatgaagatttTGTGATTAAGAAAGAACCACAGTCGCACCCCAGAG GTAGTTTATCTGTAAAGGTTGATGGAAAAGGCAACGATCAAAAGCCAAACACCCCGCGTTCAAAGCATTCAGCAACAGAGCAACGGAGAAGAAGCAAGATCAATGACAG aTTTCAGATGTTGAGGGGAATCATCCCTAACAGTGATCAGAAAAGAGATAAAGCGTCTTTCTTACTGGAG gttattgaatatattcattTTCTACAAGAGAAAGTGCACAAGTATGAGGAATCATACCAAGGCTGGGACAATGAACCTCCGAAGTTGCAATTG AGCAAGTGCCATAGGACGAGTCATGGTGTTAGCAATCTTCCTCAACGCATTATCAATGGATCCGCTGCTGCACTGACGTATGCCGGAAAGTTTGATGAGAGCATAATGGGGATTTCTTCTGCTAATCCTATCAACGTGCAAAAACTGGAACCAAACATAAGCAGCCCAAGTTTAAAAGATAACCGTCAGCAGCCTGGTTTAACAAATAAGCCGACAACACTTCCTATGCACCCAAACACATTTTCGTTTTCTGGGACTAGTAGCACAGCAGCGCTATATTCATCAAAGCTGACAGCTGATACTGATAAGTTGGAGTCTCAGTCTCAATTTTCACTTAGCAGATCACATATGACTGATTATGCTATTCCAAATGCTAATCCAGAAAGGCAGGAGCTGCCTATAGAAAGTGGTACCATCAGCATCTCTAGTGCCTATTCTCAAGG GCTATTGAACACCTTGACACAAGCGCTGCATAGTTCTGGAGTAGATTTGACCCATGCCAATATCTCTGTGCAAATTGATCTTGGAAAGAGAGCAAATGGGAGAGTAAATTCATCAGCTTCAACTATTAAG GCTGATGATGTTACACCAAGCaatcaaccaattccaaaatctaGAGTTACAACCACAAGGGAGGAGCCTGATCATGCCTTCAAAAGGCGGAAAACAAGCAAATGCTAA